Proteins co-encoded in one Arachis hypogaea cultivar Tifrunner chromosome 11, arahy.Tifrunner.gnm2.J5K5, whole genome shotgun sequence genomic window:
- the LOC112720591 gene encoding DExH-box ATP-dependent RNA helicase DExH17 isoform X1: MMCGRAGRPPFDDTGLVIIMTRRETVNRATFACIFYCPPSLNPLSDHFYVLLSYIMLFFTFTLPKFNLLFLFQVHLYENLLNGCEVVESQLLPCVTEHLLAEIVQLTVTDITKAIEWLQCSYLYVRMKKNPENYSIKKGISGDRLVKHVQDICVKKVNELSQHQMVEIDKDGFLLSPLDPGRLMTVLFEI, translated from the exons ATG ATGTGTGGAAGGGCAGGGCGACCACCATTTGATGATACAGGCTTGGTTATAATCATGACAAGGAGGGAAACGGTGAACCGAGCTACATTCGCATGCATTTTTTACTGTCCTCCTTCTCTTAATCCTTTGAGTGATCACTTCTATGTGTTATTGTCCTATATAATGCTTTTTTTCACTTTTACTCTCCCAAAATTcaatttactctttttatttcagGTTCATTTGTATGAGAATCTCTTAAATGGATGTGAAGTAGTGGAATCACA ATTGCTTCCATGTGTGACGGAACATTTACTTGCGGAAATAGTTCAACTGACAGTAACTGATATTACAAAAGCAATTGAGTGGTTGCAATGCTCATACTTGTATGTTAGAATGAAAAAG AACCCTGAGAACTATTCAATTAAGAAAGGAATTTCTGGTGATCGTTTAGTGAAGCATGTTCAAG ATATTTGTGTTAAGAAAGTTAACGAGTTATCTCAGCACCAAATGGTAGAGATTGATAAAGATGGTTTCCTCTTGAGCCCATTAG ATCCTGGGAGGCTAATGACAGTATTATTTGAGATTTGA
- the LOC112720591 gene encoding DExH-box ATP-dependent RNA helicase DExH17 isoform X2 yields MCGRAGRPPFDDTGLVIIMTRRETVNRATFACIFYCPPSLNPLSDHFYVLLSYIMLFFTFTLPKFNLLFLFQVHLYENLLNGCEVVESQLLPCVTEHLLAEIVQLTVTDITKAIEWLQCSYLYVRMKKNPENYSIKKGISGDRLVKHVQDICVKKVNELSQHQMVEIDKDGFLLSPLDPGRLMTVLFEI; encoded by the exons ATGTGTGGAAGGGCAGGGCGACCACCATTTGATGATACAGGCTTGGTTATAATCATGACAAGGAGGGAAACGGTGAACCGAGCTACATTCGCATGCATTTTTTACTGTCCTCCTTCTCTTAATCCTTTGAGTGATCACTTCTATGTGTTATTGTCCTATATAATGCTTTTTTTCACTTTTACTCTCCCAAAATTcaatttactctttttatttcagGTTCATTTGTATGAGAATCTCTTAAATGGATGTGAAGTAGTGGAATCACA ATTGCTTCCATGTGTGACGGAACATTTACTTGCGGAAATAGTTCAACTGACAGTAACTGATATTACAAAAGCAATTGAGTGGTTGCAATGCTCATACTTGTATGTTAGAATGAAAAAG AACCCTGAGAACTATTCAATTAAGAAAGGAATTTCTGGTGATCGTTTAGTGAAGCATGTTCAAG ATATTTGTGTTAAGAAAGTTAACGAGTTATCTCAGCACCAAATGGTAGAGATTGATAAAGATGGTTTCCTCTTGAGCCCATTAG ATCCTGGGAGGCTAATGACAGTATTATTTGAGATTTGA
- the LOC112720591 gene encoding phytyl ester synthase 1, chloroplastic isoform X3 gives MEPLTQGKEYKVIWPDHPEFVRMAARFGATIVPFGTVGEDDIADILLDFNDLAKIPYFIEYVRELQRGLVKFRDEISGEVASRDIAPPLILPKLPGRFYYLFGKPISTKGMENMLKDREAANKLYLQIKSEVENNMCYLLKKRQEDLYRNFIDKRLYQTLYPRSESDQTPTFKI, from the exons ATGGAGCCTCTGACTCAG GGGAAAGAGTACAAGGTAATTTGGCCGGATCATCCAGAGTTTGTGCGTATGGCGGCGCGATTTGGCGCTACAATCGTGCCATTTGGTACTGTGGGCGAAGATGATATAGCTGAT ATACTTCTTGACTTCAATGACTTAGCGAAGATCCCTTATTTCATAGAGTATGTCAGAGAATTGCAGCGAGGCTTGGTTAAGTTCAG aGACGAGATAAGTGGTGAGGTAGCAAGCAGAGATATAGCTCCACCATTGATTCTTCCAAAATTGCCTGGAAGATTCTACTATCTATTTGGGAAGCCAATAAGCACAAAAGGGATGGAGAACATGCTTAAAGACAGAGAAGCTGCCAACAAACTATACCTTCAAATTAAGTCAGAAGTTGAGAACAATATGTGTTACTTGCTCAAGAAAAGGCAGGAGGATCTGTATAGGAATTTCATTGATAAGAGGTTATATCAGACACTTTACCCTCGCTCTGAATCTGATCAAACTCCAACATTCAAGATTTGA
- the LOC112720591 gene encoding DExH-box ATP-dependent RNA helicase DExH17 isoform X5 — protein sequence MCGRAGRPPFDDTGLVIIMTRRETVHLYENLLNGCEVVESQLLPCVTEHLLAEIVQLTVTDITKAIEWLQCSYLYVRMKKNPENYSIKKGISGDRLVKHVQDICVKKVNELSQHQMVEIDKDGFLLSPLDPGRLMTVLFEI from the exons ATGTGTGGAAGGGCAGGGCGACCACCATTTGATGATACAGGCTTGGTTATAATCATGACAAGGAGGGAAACG GTTCATTTGTATGAGAATCTCTTAAATGGATGTGAAGTAGTGGAATCACA ATTGCTTCCATGTGTGACGGAACATTTACTTGCGGAAATAGTTCAACTGACAGTAACTGATATTACAAAAGCAATTGAGTGGTTGCAATGCTCATACTTGTATGTTAGAATGAAAAAG AACCCTGAGAACTATTCAATTAAGAAAGGAATTTCTGGTGATCGTTTAGTGAAGCATGTTCAAG ATATTTGTGTTAAGAAAGTTAACGAGTTATCTCAGCACCAAATGGTAGAGATTGATAAAGATGGTTTCCTCTTGAGCCCATTAG ATCCTGGGAGGCTAATGACAGTATTATTTGAGATTTGA
- the LOC112720591 gene encoding DExH-box ATP-dependent RNA helicase DExH17 isoform X4, with translation MMCGRAGRPPFDDTGLVIIMTRRETVHLYENLLNGCEVVESQLLPCVTEHLLAEIVQLTVTDITKAIEWLQCSYLYVRMKKNPENYSIKKGISGDRLVKHVQDICVKKVNELSQHQMVEIDKDGFLLSPLDPGRLMTVLFEI, from the exons ATG ATGTGTGGAAGGGCAGGGCGACCACCATTTGATGATACAGGCTTGGTTATAATCATGACAAGGAGGGAAACG GTTCATTTGTATGAGAATCTCTTAAATGGATGTGAAGTAGTGGAATCACA ATTGCTTCCATGTGTGACGGAACATTTACTTGCGGAAATAGTTCAACTGACAGTAACTGATATTACAAAAGCAATTGAGTGGTTGCAATGCTCATACTTGTATGTTAGAATGAAAAAG AACCCTGAGAACTATTCAATTAAGAAAGGAATTTCTGGTGATCGTTTAGTGAAGCATGTTCAAG ATATTTGTGTTAAGAAAGTTAACGAGTTATCTCAGCACCAAATGGTAGAGATTGATAAAGATGGTTTCCTCTTGAGCCCATTAG ATCCTGGGAGGCTAATGACAGTATTATTTGAGATTTGA